Sequence from the Lysobacter solisilvae genome:
GAATGGACATCGACCGCGACGGCCGCGTCGCCCTGACCGAATACCAAGCCTGGATGGGGTACGCCTTCGAACGCATGGACCGCAATGGCGACGGTCAGCTCACGGCCGACGAACTGCCCGGTGGCCGGGGCGCCGCGATCAGCCTGTCGGCGCATCGCGAAACCCTGGCCGCGGCGTTCCGCCGGCAGGACGCCAACCGCGACGGCTTCCT
This genomic interval carries:
- a CDS encoding EF-hand domain-containing protein yields the protein MAAARPRLAITRGMAVLAVAASLSAPAAMAQVTGTDQYVARMDIDRDGRVALTEYQAWMGYAFERMDRNGDGQLTADELPGGRGAAISLSAHRETLAAAFRRQDANRDGFLSARELAAPPQ